A stretch of DNA from Maridesulfovibrio sp.:
TGTTTTGAAAAGGATGGCTGCAACGGCAGGAAGTTAATAAATCAGTGTACTGATCTGGGTAAATCCGGGTTGATCCGGGTAGGGCACAAGATCATGATGGTTTCGGTTCAGAAAGTCCTGAACAGCAACATAGAGGGGCCTTCACGCGGGACTATGCTTATGGGCAGGTTTTTTGGTGATGCCGCCATCAGCCGCCTTGGTGACGAGTTGCTGCTTAAACTTGCTTTCAGCAATCTCGGCAGGAATAATACGGACGCGGTCTTTTTCAGTGATGTTAAAGCCGGTGACAAAACCATACAGGGCTTCAAGTCCCTGGATGATATTTTCGGAAGGCCTCTTGTGCTTCTGCGGTTGGAAATAAACCGGGACGCATACAGAATAGGCAGCTCCATGACCAGAATTTTCGTGATCTGCTTTCTGGGAGCTGTCGTGGTCATTGGTATAGCCACCGGTGTACTTGTAAACCTGAATTTTGTTACCCGGGTGAAGTTCCTGCAGTCCCAGTTGAAAGGTAAATATTTTGTCGGGCCCTATACCCGCAGTGTTCTACTGAGCGGGAACGATGAACTTACCGATCTTTCCGTGGCCATAAATAAGACGCTTGAGAGGTTGCAGGAAGAAAGGGAGAAGGCGATTGCGGCCAGCAAAGTGAAGAGTGAGTTTCTCGCGAATATGAGTCATGAATTGCGTACCCCCATGCATTCAATACTGGGCATGGTGGAACTCTTGAATGAAACAGATCTCAATGAGGAACAGCGCGAATTTTTAAAAATAACCGGTACTGCCGGCGAAGCCCTGCTGTCCATCATTAACGATGTTCTTGAAATTTCGAAAATCGAGGCCGGGCATCTTGAAATTGAGCACCAGACATTTCTACTGCGGGAGATGGTGGGGCGGGTCGTTAATGTGTTTCATAATGATGCCGTGCGGAAAAATATAGCCCTTACTTTTTCGGTGGCTGATGATGTGCCGGAAAAGGTTGTGGGTGACCCCGCCAGGATAAGGCAGGTTTTGAATAACCTGATAAGCAACGCAATCAAGTTTACCTCCGGCGGCTCCGTTGCTGTGGAGCTTTCCATGCGCGACGATGGTAGAGTTCTTTTTTCTGTCAGAGATTCCGGGATTGGTATTTCCGGTGAGAAAATAGGTATGATTTTCGACAGCTTTACTCAGGCGGACTCCTCTACCAGCAGGAAATACGGCGGCACCGGACTGGGATTGCCCATTTCCCGCAAACTTGTGTCGTTGATGGGCGGGGAAATGAATGTGCAGAGCAAAGTAGGGGAAGGGTCCGTATTCAGCTTTTACGTGAAACTTGGATGATTCTTGACTGGAATACATTTAGACTGGTA
This window harbors:
- a CDS encoding CHASE4 domain-containing protein, which translates into the protein MRLGLNGKSVVGVFFFCAVIFFVAWLGASLLTERSSGKIEKVLMEENLTRASYAISAHVQALENSCRDWAWWDDSYEFMEHRSQKYIESNLTDDVMINLNLDLLVFFDRGGRIYVEKSSDEAAAQLECFEKDGCNGRKLINQCTDLGKSGLIRVGHKIMMVSVQKVLNSNIEGPSRGTMLMGRFFGDAAISRLGDELLLKLAFSNLGRNNTDAVFFSDVKAGDKTIQGFKSLDDIFGRPLVLLRLEINRDAYRIGSSMTRIFVICFLGAVVVIGIATGVLVNLNFVTRVKFLQSQLKGKYFVGPYTRSVLLSGNDELTDLSVAINKTLERLQEEREKAIAASKVKSEFLANMSHELRTPMHSILGMVELLNETDLNEEQREFLKITGTAGEALLSIINDVLEISKIEAGHLEIEHQTFLLREMVGRVVNVFHNDAVRKNIALTFSVADDVPEKVVGDPARIRQVLNNLISNAIKFTSGGSVAVELSMRDDGRVLFSVRDSGIGISGEKIGMIFDSFTQADSSTSRKYGGTGLGLPISRKLVSLMGGEMNVQSKVGEGSVFSFYVKLG